TCGTCGGAGTTCGGCGGCATCCAGATCACCGACGTGCCGATCGGCCGCGAGACGGTGAGCTTCATCCGCATGGACCCGCCGGAGCATCCGACGCGGCGGCGTACCGTCAGCCCCATCGTGGGCCCCAGCAACCTCGTCAACATGGAGGGCACGATCCGCGAACGGACGTCGGCGGTGCTCGACGGTCTGCCGCGCGGCGAGGTGTTCGACTGGGTCGACCGCGTCTCGATCGAGCTGACGACGATGATGCTGGCGACGCTGTTCGACTTCCCGTGGGACGACCGCCGCAAGCTGCCGTTCTGGTCCGACGTCGCCGTCGCCAACATCGACGCGCCGGACTCGCCGGTGCGTTCGGAGGAGGAGCGCTGGGCCGAGCTCGGCCGCATGGGCGCGTATTTCAGCAAGCTTTGGAACGAGCGCGTGAACGCGCCGCCGCGCTTCGACCTGATCTCGATGCTGGCGCACGGCGAGTCGACGCGGAACATGACGCCGGCCGAGTTCGTGGGCACGCTGGCGCTGCTGATCGTCGGCGGCAACGACACGACGCGCAACACCATGACCGGCGGCCTGCTCGCGCTCGACGCCAATCCCGGCGAGTGGGCCAAGCTGCGCGCCAACCCGGCGCTGGTGCCGAGCCTGGTCGCCGAGACGATCCGCTACCAGACGCCGGTGATCCACATGCGGCGCACCGCCAAGGAGGACGCGATCCTCGGCGGCAAGCGCATCCGCAAGGGCGACAAGGTCGTGATGTGGTACGTCTCCGGCAACCGAGACGATTCGGCGATCGAGCGGCCGGACGATTTCGTCGTCGACCGCGCCAAGCCGCGCCAGCACCTGTCCTACGGGGCCGGCATCCACCGCTGCGTCGGCGACCGGCTCGCCGACCTGCAGCTGCGCATCCTGTGGGAGGAGATCCTCAAGCGCGACCTGCGCGTCGAGGTCGCCGGCCCGCCGGTGCGCGTCTACTCCAACTTCCTGCGCGGCTACCGCTCGCTGCCGGCGCTGATCCGCGCCTGAGGCGTCAGCGGCCCTGGAAGAGCGGCTTGCGCTTCTCCATGAAGGCGCGGCGGCCTTCCTTGTAGTCCTCGCTGTTGAAGCAGGTCTCCACGGCGGCGTCCATCGCGGCGTGGTCGCGCTTGTCCGGGTCCTTGGCCGTGGCGTTGATGATCATCTTCGCCGCCTTCACCGTCAGCGGCGCGTTGCCGGCGATGATCCCGGCGTAGTCGGCGACGAACTTCTCCAGCTCGGCCTTGGGCACGACCCGGTTGACCAGCCCCATGGTCCGCGCCTCCTCGGCGCTGAACAGGCGGCCGGTGAAGAAGATCTCCTTGGCGAAGGACGGGCCGACCACGTCGGCCAGGTTCTTGATGCCGCGGTAGCCGTAGCCGAGGCCGAGCTTGGCGGCCGGCACGGCGAAGCGCGAATCGTCGCCGCAGATCCGCATGTCGGTGGTCAGCGCGATGCCCATGCCGCCGCCGACGCAGACGCCCTTGATCATGGAGATGGTCGGCTTGGTCGCGTGCGTGATGGCGCCGTGCGCCTTGTCGCCGGCGGCGTTGTAGACGGCGATCGCGTCGGGCGTGCCGCGGCGCTCCTCGAACTCCGAGATGTCGGCGCCGGACACGAAGGCCTGCTCGCCGGCGCCGGTCAGCACGATCACGCGCACCGCCGGGTCGGCCTCGAAATCGCCGATGATTTTCGGGATGGCCAACCACATGTCGTACGACACGGCGTTGCGCTTCTCCGGTTGGTTGAAGACCATCCAGCCGATGCCGTCGGCCTTGCGCGCGATCATCTTGGGCGTGCCGGTGTCCATGTCCATCGCTCCTCGATCCGTGTATGGCCGCCGGCCCGCGGGGCGGCGGCGTGGAATGTCAGACGACCTTGCGGCCGCGCAGATCGGCGATCCCGGCGGCGTCGAAGCCGAGCGCGCGCAGGATCTCCTCGGTGTGCTCGCCGCGCTCCGGCGTCGGCCGGTCGATCACCGCCGGCGTGCGCGACAGCTCTATCGCCTGGTTGACGACGCCGACCTCGCCACGCTCGGGATGGTTCAACGGCGTCGCGGCCTTGACGTGGCGGACCTGCGGATCGGCGAACATCTCGTCGATGGCGTAGATCGGCCCGCACGGCACGCTGGCCTTGTTGAGCCGGTCGATCAGCTCGGCGCTGGTGTATTTCGCCGTGTACGACGCGATCTCGGCGTTCAACTTGGCCCGGTTCCGGGAGCGGTCGGCATCGCCCTTGTAGTCGGGGTTGTCGAACATCGCCTGGGCGTCGAGGCAGGCGCAGAAGCGCTTCCAGATGTGCTGGCCCGACGCCGCGATGTTGATGTTGCCGTCGCTGGTGGGGAACACGCCGGTGGGGATGCTGGTCGGATGGTCGTTGCCGGCCTGCTTCGGCACCTCGCCGGCGACCAGCCAGCGGGCGGCCTGGAAATCGAGCATCGCGATCTGGGCCTGCAGCAGCGACGTGCGGACCCACTGGCCCTCGCCCGACACCTCGCGCTCGAGCAGCGCGATCAGGATGCCCATCGCGGCGTAGTTGCCCGACGACAGGTCGGCGATCGGGATGCCGACCCGCACCGGCCCCTGGCCGACGAGACCGGTGATCGACATCAGGCCGCCCATGCCCTGCGCCACCTGGTCGAAACCCGGCAGCAGCGCGTAGGGGCCGTCCTGGCCGAAGCCGGAGATGCTGGCGTAGACCAGCCTGGGGTTGATCGCGCGCAGCGTCTCGTAGTCGACGCCGAGGCGCTTCTTCACGTCGGCCGGTAGTTCTCGACCACGACGTCGACGTCGGCGACCAGCCGCTTGAAGATCGCGACGCCGTCGGGCTCCTTCAGATTCAGCGTCAGGCTGCGCTTGTTGCGGTGCAGATTCCAGAAATCGGGACCGTGGCGCGGGCCGCCCATGCCGTCGCTGTCGTCCAGCCCCGGCGGCATCTCGACCTTGACGACGTCGGCGCCCCAGTCGGCGAGATGGCGCACGCAGGTCGGGCCGGCGCGCACGCGCGTCAGATCCAGCACCTTGAAGCGCGCCAACGGTCCCCTGCCCGGCATCCGATCGTCCCCCTGCCCTTCGCGGCGCGCACCCTAGCGCCGGACCGCCGCCGGCGCGAGCCCGGCCGCGGCATGGCCGGCCTTCGTTCCGGTCAGGTCCGGCGCAGCATGAAATCGCGGCCGACGACGCGGAAGCCCAGCGCCACGATGCCGATGGTGATGACCAGCAGCACGCCGCCCAGCGCCGCGAGCTGCTCGAGGTTGCCCTGCTCGCTGAGGTCGAGCAGCACCACGGAGATGACGCGGGTGTTCGGCCCGGTCAGGAAGATGGCGGTCGACAGCTCCTGGCTGGCGGGGATGAACACCAGCACCCAGGCGCCGACCAGCGTGCGCTTGAGCAGCGGCGCCACGACGCGCCGGATCGCGGTGAAGCGGCCGCCGCCGAGGATGCGGACCGCCTCCTCCATCTCGGGATGGATGCTGGAGACGCCGGCGGCGGCGCTGCCGTAGGCGATCGGCAGCAGCCGGGTGGCGAAGGCGAGGATCAGGATCGTGGCCGTGCCGTAGAGCAGCAGCGGCGGCGGCGCGTAGGCGGCGTAGAAGCCGATCGCCAGCACGATGCCTGGGATCACGAAGGGCGCCATGCAGAGGAAGGCCAGCGCGCCGCCGAAGCGCACCAGCTTGCGGTGCACGATGTAGGCGATCGCCAGCGCCAGCGCGATGGCGAGGAACGCCGCCGTCGCCGAGTACCAGACGGTGTTCCAGATCGACTGCCGGGCCGAGACGTTGTCCACCAGCACGTACTTGAAGTTCGCCAGCGTCAGGTTGTCGAACGAGAAGCCGCGGCCCCACGCCTTGGCGAACGCCGCCTGCACCAGCACGATCATCGGCATGACGACGGAGAGCGCGCACACGAAGGCGGCGTAGCCCAGCATCGGCCAGCGCCACCGCCCCAGCGCCACGATCCGCCGCTCGCCGCCCTTGCCGGTGACGGTGACGAACCCCTTGCGGCGCAGGATCAGCCGCTGCAGCGCCAGCATGCCCATGGTGACCAGCAGCAGCGGGATCGCGTAGGCGGCGGCGACCTCGACGCGCACGGGATGCTCGAAGAACTGCCAGAGCTGCGTCGTGACGACGGGATAGCGCGCCGGGATGGCGATCAGCGCCGGCACGCCGAACAGCGCCAGCGACTGCAGGAAGACCACGATGACGCCGCCGATGATCGCGGGATAGACCAGCGGCAGGGTGATCGAGAACGCCGTCCGCAGCGGACCGGCGCCCAGAACGTTGGCCGCGTCCTCCATCTCCGACGACACCAGCTCCAGCGCCGAGGTCGTGAACACGAAGATGAAGAAGAACAGGTTGCAGGCCATGATCAGGATCAGGCCGCCGAGCGTGAAGACGTTGACCAGCGGCTCGCCTGCGCCCGTGACCGCCACCCACGCGCGGTTGATCCAGCCGGCGTTGGGGCCGGCCAGCAGGATCCAGCCCACCGCGCCGAGATAGGGCGGCATGATGAAGGCCGCCAGCACGCCGAGGCGGATCAGGTTGCGGCCGGGCATGTCGGTGCGCGAGCAGGCCCACGCCAACGGCACCGCGAAAACCGCCGACAGCGCCGCGACGCCGGCGCCCATGACCAGCGTGTTGACCAGCGCCTGGACGTAGCGCGGCCGGCCGTAGGCGGCGAGGTAGTTGTCGAAGGTGTAGCCGGCACCGTCGCGCACCTCGAAGCTGGACAGCACGAGGCGGGCCAGCGGATTGACGACGACGAACAGCAGGATGGCGATCAGCGCCAGCCACAGCAGCATCGACCAGTCGAAGACCCGGCGCGCGGCCGGCGCCGGCATCGCGGCGTCCGTCATCGCCACGGCTCCGCGACGCGACGCCGCTCAGTTGCCGAACGTGTCGCGCCACTTCTCCTTGACGTCGGCGACGCCCTTGAGGATCTCGTCGGGCTTGAGCACGAGCGTCTTGAGCTCGGCCGCCGACTTGGCGCCCTTGCCCTTGACCGAGGCGTGCAGCGGCTCGCCGAAATCCTCGGCCTGCACGGCGCTGCACTCCGCGCTCAGCATCCATTCCTGGAACAGCTTGGCGGCGTTGGGGTGCTTGGAGCCCTTGATGATGCCCTGCGGCGCGATGATCATGACGGTGCCGTCGGTCGGGTAGACCACGCCCATCGGATCGCCCTTGGCGGCCGCCTCGTAGGCCGGCGGGTACGAGCCGGCCGCGACCGTCCGCTCGCCCGCCTTCAGCATGGTCTGGGTGTCGAGGATCGAGCGCCCGATCTGCGGCTTGTTCTTCTCGAGCTTCTCGAAGTACGACCAGCCGTAGAGCTTGGTCATGGTCAGCGTCCAGATGCCGACGTAGCCGCTGAACGCGGGATGGCCGAGCGACACCTGGTTGCGCCATTTCGGATCGAGCAGGTCGGTCCAGTTCTTCGGCGCGTCCTGCGGCTTCACCTTCTGGGTGTTGTGGGTGATGCCGATCAGCCCGATCGAGGCGACGTGGTACATGCCGTCGGGATCGATCCCCTGCAACGACGCGATGACCGTCGCGGCGTTGGCGGGCGTGAACTTCTCCAGCAGGCCCTTCGATTTCAGCTCGACGTAGTGGCCGATGTCGGTCGACGCGAAGACGTCGACCTGCGGCCCGCCGGCGCGCAGCTCCTGCGTCAGGCGCTGGTAGGCGACGTGGGCGGTCGTGCGCACGACGTTCACCTTCACGCCGGGATAGCGCTTCATGAAGACGTTGCCGATCTTCGCCGCCGTCTCGCCGGTGAAGTGCGCCGTGTACCAGGTCAGCTCGCCCTCGGCCTTGGCGGCCTCGTACAGGGCCTTCTCGGCCTCGGCCGACAACTGGGCGGCGGCGGGCGCCGCCGCGAGCGCGGCGGCGACGATGAGCGCGGACGCGCTCCACCCGATCTTGCTGGTCATGGCTTCCTCCGGTCGACGCCGCGTCGGCCGGCACCGCCGACCCGCCCGTCCTTGTTTGACCGGAACCTTACCAGCCGGACCGGGGGAATCAAATTCGCCGCCGACCGCCGGAACGGAAACGCCCGGCGCGCGGCCGGGCGTCTGGACGTCGCGGCGGCGCTCTACTTGAAGAGGACCGACATCACCTCGTACGACTTGGCGCCGCGCGGTGTCTGGACCTCGACGCTGTCGCCGACGGTCTTGCCGATCAGGGCGCGGCCCAGCGGCGCGGTGATCGAGATCTTGTGCTTCGTCAGGTCGGCCTCGAACGGACCGACGATCTGGTAGCGAACCTCGTCCTCGGTGTCCTCGTCCGACAGTTTCACGGTGGCGCCGAACTTGATCACCTTGCCGCCCTTGAGCTTGGCGACGTCGATCACGTCGGCGCGCGCGATGACGTCCTCGAGCTCGGCGATCCGGCCCTCGATGAAGCCCTGCCGCTCGCGCGCGGCGGTGTACTCGGCGTTCTCGGAAAGATCGCCATGGGCGCGGGCCTCCGCGATCGCCTTGATCACGTTGGGACGCTCGACTCCCTTGAGGTTCCGCAGCTCGTCCTCGAGCGACTTGAACCCCGCCGGCGTCATCGGGACCTTGTCCATGGCTTCTTCCGTGCCCAAAAAACAACGGCCGGCGCGGACGCCGGCTCTGGGGATACTTTACCGTAATCTGGGGGCGCAGGGAACCCGATGCAAGGCGCGGCGGCGTCGCGTCGCGGCGGCGCCGACGTTCCCGTCAGATCCGGATTATATCCAGTCTTTATAGATACTTACGGCTTCGTCACGATCTCGGCCGACCGTATCTGGGCGCGCCGCACCGCCTCGCGGTGGGAGATGTACATGGCGCTGGCGAAGATCACGGCGGCGCCGATGAAGGTCCATTCGCTCGGCGTCTGGCCGAAAAGCCACAGCCCGAACAGCGTGTTCCAGATCAGCGACAGGAAGCCGATCGGCTGCAGCGCGGAGATCTCCGCCACCTGGTAGCCGCGCTGCATCACGAGGTGCCCGGCGGTGCCGAAGAATCCCGCCAGCAGGAACCAGCCGACATGCTCCAGCGACGGAGTCTGCCAGTTCAGGAGCGCGAACGGCGTGGCGCACGCGACGATGAAGACCGACTGCCAGATGACGATGCCCTCGGCGTTGTCGGTGCGGGCCAGCGATTTCGCCATCAGGTTCGACGCGGCGAACAGCGGGGTCGACGCCAGCGCCGCCAGCGCGCCGATGCCGATGGCGGTGAACCCCGGGCGGATGATGATCATCGCGCCGATGAAGCCGACCGCGACCGCGATCCAGCGGCGCATGCGGACGTCCTCCTTGAGGAACAGCGCCGCGCCGATCGTGACGAAGATCGGCCCCGTGAAGCCCAGCGCCGTCAGATCGGCCAGCGTGATCAACGGCAGCGCGATGAACCAGAGCTGCATGCCGGCGCTGTGGAAGGCCCCGCGCACGGCGTGGAGCCCCAGCCGCTGGGTCCGGAACGGCGCGATCAGCCCGTGGCGCATGAAGACGTGCAGCAGGAACACGGCGCCGAACAGATAGCGGCAGAACGCCATCATGTAGGAGTTCAGCTCGCGCGCGGGGAAGATCGTGGCGACGTTGAGGCCGGCGAACAGGACGCCGGAGATGGCGACGAGGATGATGCCGCGGAGGTTCCCTGATTGCGCGTTCCACCACGCCTTGAGCGCGGTCACCGCGACCCCTCGCGCACCTTCAGGACCTCGGTCTCGAGCGACTCGATGTAGGGATCGCGCACGCCCAGCCCGCGAAGCTGGTCGGCGCACTCGAACAGGTACTCCCGGCAGGTGCCGCGGCGGCCCTCGGCGAAGGCGATGTGCTCGCACTTCAGCGGCCGCTCCAGCGCGCCGCAATACTGCGGATGCTCGGGGTTGACCACGAACGCCACGGCGCGCAGCCGCTCGCCGGTGGGATCGACCACCTCGGCCCAGATCGCGTCGTAGACGCCGCTGAGCATCTCGCGGTTGTAGAGGATCGCGAACTCGGTCGTCACCGCGTCGGCCGCGACGCGGTAGGCCATGCCGTCGCAGGCGCCACCCGGCTCCAGCCCCAGCATCAGCCCCGGCTTCTCGGGCGTGCCGCGGCCCAGCGGCGTCCAGAAGCAGAAGCTGCGCCGGTAGCCGTCGAGCCGGGCCGGCCGGCGCTCGACGAAGTTGAACGCGGGGTTCCACATCAACGAGCCGTACGCGAACACCCAGGCGTCGGTGCCCGGCGTCCAGGTCTTCAGCGTCTCGTCCAGCCGGCGGCGGCGTTCGGCGTGCGAGATGAAATAGTCGAAGCCCGCCGCCTTCGCCTCGGTGATGAGGCGGTCGATCCGCTCCGGCGTCAGCTCGTCGCGCTGCAGCACGATCCCCCCGCGATCCCCGTGCGCCCGGCGCGTCGGCGTCAGGCCGCCGCGTAGGCGATGCCCATGGTCTCCGCGACGCAGGCGGGACGGTCCTTGCCCTCGATCTCGATGGTCCACTCGTAGGTCATGCGCACGCCGTTGTTCGGCATGTCATCGGCCGCCAGCAGCTTCACGCGGCCGCGCAGCTTCGATCCGACCGGCACCATGTTGGTGAAGCGCACCTTGTTGCTGCCGTAGTTGATGCCGTTGCGCACGTTGTTCACGTGCAGGACGTTGTGGCTGAAGGTGGGGATCAGCGACAGCGTGAGATAGCCGTGCGCGATCGGCTTGCCGTCGGGCATGTCCTTCTTGCAGCGCTCGACGTCGACATGGATCCACTGGTGGTCGCCGGTGGCGTCGGCGAAGGTGTTGACGCGCTCCTGGCCGATCTCGACCCAGTCGCTGACGCCCAGCTCCTGGCCGACCAGCGCCTTCATCGCCTGCGGATTCTCCACGGTGCGCTTCGCCATCGTTCCCTCCCTCATTTCCGTTCCAGATACGCCTTGGTCTCCGGGCGGGCCTTCAGCCAGCCCGACCACTTGTCCATCACCTTCGCCATGCGCGCCGGGGCGACGCCGAGCTGAGCCATGGCGACGCCGCCGTTGACCGACTCCGCGTAGTCCACGATCAGGCCGCCGCGCAGGCGGAAACGGCTCATGCCGTCGATGACGACGCGCTTGCCGGCGAACTCCGCGCACCGTGGACGTGAAGGCCGACAGCGACCAGGCGTAGGCGAGATCGCCGTCCACCACCGGGTCGAAGAAGCGCCAGCGGTAGTCGGCCGCGTCGCGGTGGAAGTAGTTCTCGAGCATGTCGGCGATGCCGTCGCGGCCGGCGTGATCGCCATAGATGTAGTCGTGGTAGACGCCGTCGGGCGCGAAGCAGGCCGCGAAGGCGCGCCCGTCGCCGGCCTCGGCGGCGGTCGTCATGCGGTCCAGCAGGGCTGCGAATTCGGCGCCGGTCATGGGGCTCGGTCCATCGGGGCGGGCTTGTCGGCCCGTTCCGCCACCATCACAATGGCGGCGTCGTAAATCAACGCCAATCCACGCAACGCCCCCATACCGGGCGCGGCGGCGGCACCGGAAGGGGAAACGCCATGGCCTACGCCAACATCCTGGTCGACACGAAGGACCGGATCCGCACCATCTCGCTGAACCGGCCGGACCGGCTCAACGCCTGGACCCGCGACATGCATGTCGAGCTCAAGGACGCCATGCACGAGGCCGGCGACGACGCCGACGTGCGCGTGATCGTGCTGACCGGCGCCGGACGCGGCTTCTGCGCCGGCGCCGACATGGGCGGCCTGCAGCAGATCGGCGCCGCCGGCGCGGCCAGCGACCGGGCCACCAAGGCGCGCCCCGTCCCGGCCGGCGGGAGCGCCAGCGCCGAGTTCAAGATGACCTATTCGTATTTCCCGTCGATCCCCAAGCCGATCATCGGCGCGATCAACGGCCCCTGCGCCGGCCTCGGGCTGATCATGGCGCTCTACTGCGACATGCGCTTCGCCGCCGAGAGCGCGGTGTTCACCACCGCGTTCGCCGCCCGCGGCCTGATCGCCGAGCACGGCGTGTCGTGGCTGCTGCCCAAGCTGGTCGGGCTGCCCAACGCCATGGACCTGCTGCTGTCGGCGCGCAAGTTCCGCGCCCCGGAGGCGCTGTCGATGGGCGTCGTCAACCGCGTCATCGCCGACGCGCAGTTGATGACCGACACTCGCTCCTACGCCCGGCTGCTGGCCGAGACCGTCTCGCCGCGCTCGCTGGCGGTGATGAAGCGGCAGCTCTGGGAGGCGCAGTTCCAGACGCTGGCGCAGGCCACCACGGCGGCGAACCACGACATGGAGCTGAGCTTCGTCACCGATGACTTCAAGGAAGGCGTCGCCCATTACGTCGAGAAGCGCGCGCCGCGTTTCACCGGCCGCTGACGGCGTCCGGACCGGCCACGGCCGCGCCGTCATCCGGCGACAGCCCTGCCGTCATCCCGAGCGCAGCGGGCGATCTCGGAGCCGCCGCCGCGTCAGGTCGGCTCGGTCTCGCTGGCCTTGGGCTGCCAGACCATCAGCCGTCGCTCGACCGCGCCGACGGCGGCGTCGAGCGCCAGCGCGAACGCCGTCAGCACGAGGATGCCGGCGAACACCGTGTTGATGTCGAACGTGCCCTCGGCCTGGAGGATCAGGTAGCCGACGCCGCGGGCCGAGCCGAGGTACTCGCCGACCACGGCGCCGACGAACGCCAGGCCCACCGCGTTGTGCAGGCTGGCGAACACCCAGCTCATGGCGCTGGGCACGTAG
The genomic region above belongs to Rhodospirillales bacterium and contains:
- a CDS encoding cytochrome P450; the protein is MSMTMNEAGGAAEGSIPLDKIDVSDPALYRDDTWAPLFARLRREDPVHFCPASPFGPYWSVTRYDDIMAVELNHAVYSSSSEFGGIQITDVPIGRETVSFIRMDPPEHPTRRRTVSPIVGPSNLVNMEGTIRERTSAVLDGLPRGEVFDWVDRVSIELTTMMLATLFDFPWDDRRKLPFWSDVAVANIDAPDSPVRSEEERWAELGRMGAYFSKLWNERVNAPPRFDLISMLAHGESTRNMTPAEFVGTLALLIVGGNDTTRNTMTGGLLALDANPGEWAKLRANPALVPSLVAETIRYQTPVIHMRRTAKEDAILGGKRIRKGDKVVMWYVSGNRDDSAIERPDDFVVDRAKPRQHLSYGAGIHRCVGDRLADLQLRILWEEILKRDLRVEVAGPPVRVYSNFLRGYRSLPALIRA
- a CDS encoding iron ABC transporter permease — protein: MTDAAMPAPAARRVFDWSMLLWLALIAILLFVVVNPLARLVLSSFEVRDGAGYTFDNYLAAYGRPRYVQALVNTLVMGAGVAALSAVFAVPLAWACSRTDMPGRNLIRLGVLAAFIMPPYLGAVGWILLAGPNAGWINRAWVAVTGAGEPLVNVFTLGGLILIMACNLFFFIFVFTTSALELVSSEMEDAANVLGAGPLRTAFSITLPLVYPAIIGGVIVVFLQSLALFGVPALIAIPARYPVVTTQLWQFFEHPVRVEVAAAYAIPLLLVTMGMLALQRLILRRKGFVTVTGKGGERRIVALGRWRWPMLGYAAFVCALSVVMPMIVLVQAAFAKAWGRGFSFDNLTLANFKYVLVDNVSARQSIWNTVWYSATAAFLAIALALAIAYIVHRKLVRFGGALAFLCMAPFVIPGIVLAIGFYAAYAPPPLLLYGTATILILAFATRLLPIAYGSAAAGVSSIHPEMEEAVRILGGGRFTAIRRVVAPLLKRTLVGAWVLVFIPASQELSTAIFLTGPNTRVISVVLLDLSEQGNLEQLAALGGVLLVITIGIVALGFRVVGRDFMLRRT
- a CDS encoding enoyl-CoA hydratase; translation: MAYANILVDTKDRIRTISLNRPDRLNAWTRDMHVELKDAMHEAGDDADVRVIVLTGAGRGFCAGADMGGLQQIGAAGAASDRATKARPVPAGGSASAEFKMTYSYFPSIPKPIIGAINGPCAGLGLIMALYCDMRFAAESAVFTTAFAARGLIAEHGVSWLLPKLVGLPNAMDLLLSARKFRAPEALSMGVVNRVIADAQLMTDTRSYARLLAETVSPRSLAVMKRQLWEAQFQTLAQATTAANHDMELSFVTDDFKEGVAHYVEKRAPRFTGR
- the greA gene encoding transcription elongation factor GreA, yielding MDKVPMTPAGFKSLEDELRNLKGVERPNVIKAIAEARAHGDLSENAEYTAARERQGFIEGRIAELEDVIARADVIDVAKLKGGKVIKFGATVKLSDEDTEDEVRYQIVGPFEADLTKHKISITAPLGRALIGKTVGDSVEVQTPRGAKSYEVMSVLFK
- a CDS encoding enoyl-CoA hydratase/isomerase family protein; its protein translation is MDMDTGTPKMIARKADGIGWMVFNQPEKRNAVSYDMWLAIPKIIGDFEADPAVRVIVLTGAGEQAFVSGADISEFEERRGTPDAIAVYNAAGDKAHGAITHATKPTISMIKGVCVGGGMGIALTTDMRICGDDSRFAVPAAKLGLGYGYRGIKNLADVVGPSFAKEIFFTGRLFSAEEARTMGLVNRVVPKAELEKFVADYAGIIAGNAPLTVKAAKMIINATAKDPDKRDHAAMDAAVETCFNSEDYKEGRRAFMEKRKPLFQGR
- a CDS encoding extracellular solute-binding protein, coding for MTSKIGWSASALIVAAALAAAPAAAQLSAEAEKALYEAAKAEGELTWYTAHFTGETAAKIGNVFMKRYPGVKVNVVRTTAHVAYQRLTQELRAGGPQVDVFASTDIGHYVELKSKGLLEKFTPANAATVIASLQGIDPDGMYHVASIGLIGITHNTQKVKPQDAPKNWTDLLDPKWRNQVSLGHPAFSGYVGIWTLTMTKLYGWSYFEKLEKNKPQIGRSILDTQTMLKAGERTVAAGSYPPAYEAAAKGDPMGVVYPTDGTVMIIAPQGIIKGSKHPNAAKLFQEWMLSAECSAVQAEDFGEPLHASVKGKGAKSAAELKTLVLKPDEILKGVADVKEKWRDTFGN
- a CDS encoding MaoC family dehydratase, whose protein sequence is MAKRTVENPQAMKALVGQELGVSDWVEIGQERVNTFADATGDHQWIHVDVERCKKDMPDGKPIAHGYLTLSLIPTFSHNVLHVNNVRNGINYGSNKVRFTNMVPVGSKLRGRVKLLAADDMPNNGVRMTYEWTIEIEGKDRPACVAETMGIAYAAA
- a CDS encoding DMT family transporter; protein product: MTALKAWWNAQSGNLRGIILVAISGVLFAGLNVATIFPARELNSYMMAFCRYLFGAVFLLHVFMRHGLIAPFRTQRLGLHAVRGAFHSAGMQLWFIALPLITLADLTALGFTGPIFVTIGAALFLKEDVRMRRWIAVAVGFIGAMIIIRPGFTAIGIGALAALASTPLFAASNLMAKSLARTDNAEGIVIWQSVFIVACATPFALLNWQTPSLEHVGWFLLAGFFGTAGHLVMQRGYQVAEISALQPIGFLSLIWNTLFGLWLFGQTPSEWTFIGAAVIFASAMYISHREAVRRAQIRSAEIVTKP
- a CDS encoding gamma-glutamylcyclotransferase, with the translated sequence MLQRDELTPERIDRLITEAKAAGFDYFISHAERRRRLDETLKTWTPGTDAWVFAYGSLMWNPAFNFVERRPARLDGYRRSFCFWTPLGRGTPEKPGLMLGLEPGGACDGMAYRVAADAVTTEFAILYNREMLSGVYDAIWAEVVDPTGERLRAVAFVVNPEHPQYCGALERPLKCEHIAFAEGRRGTCREYLFECADQLRGLGVRDPYIESLETEVLKVREGSR